The following are encoded in a window of Pristis pectinata isolate sPriPec2 chromosome 1, sPriPec2.1.pri, whole genome shotgun sequence genomic DNA:
- the LOC127578593 gene encoding gamma-crystallin S-1-like, with protein MGKIIFYEDRNFQGRHYECSTDCADLSPYFSRCNSIRVDSDWWVVYERPNYMGYQYVLSRGEYPDYQRWMGFNDCVRSCRSYPHYRGGTYRMRIYERPDFGGQMMEFMEDCPSVYDRFRHRDIHSCHVMDGYWIFYEQPNYRGRQYFMRPGEYRKFSDWGGYNSTIGSFRHMKGC; from the exons ATGGGAAAG ATCATCTTCTATGAGGACAGGAACTTCCAGGGTCGGCACTACGAGTGCAGCACCGACTGTGCCGACCTGTCCCCTTACTTCAGCCGCTGTAACTCCATCCGTGTTGACAGTGACTGGTGGGTGGTGTACGAGAGACCCAACTACATGGGATACCAGTATGTGCTGAGCAGGGGCGAGTATCCTGACTACCAGCGCTGGATGGGATTCAATGACTGTGTTAGGTCCTGTCGCAGCTACCCTCAT TACCGAGGAGGCACCTACAGGATGAGGATTTACGAGAGGCCTGACTTTGGAGGGCAGATGATGGAATTCATGGAGGACTGTCCCTCTGTCTACGATCGATTCCGTCACCGTGACATCCACTCCTGCCACGTCATGGATGGTTACTGGATCTTCTATGAACAACCCAACTACAGAGGCCGACAGTACTTCATGAGACCCGGGGAATACAGGAAGTTCAGTGACTGGGGCGGCTACAACTCAACCATTGGGTCCTTCAGACACATGAAGGGCTGCTAG
- the LOC127567599 gene encoding gamma-crystallin S-1-like isoform X2 — protein MGKIIFYEDRNFQGRHYECSTDCADLSPYFSRCNSIRVESDWWVVYERPNYMGYQYVLSRGEYPDYQRWMGFNDTIRSCRSYPYYRGGNYRMRIYERSDFGGKMMEFMDDCPSVYDCFHFRDIHSCQVMDGYWIFYELPNYRGRQYFMIPGEYRRYGDWGGYNSITGSFRHMRDF, from the exons ATGGGAAAG ATCATCTTCTACGAGGACAGGAACTTCCAGGGTCGGCACTACGAGTGCAGCACCGACTGTGCCGACCTGTCCCCTTACTTCAGCCGCTGTAACTCCATCCGTGTTGAGAGTGACTGGTGGGTGGTGTACGAGAGACCCAACTACATGGGATACCAGTATGTGCTGAGCAGGGGCGAGTATCCTGACTACCAGCGCTGGATGGGATTCAATGACACCATCAGGTCCTGCCGCAGCTACCCTTAT TACCGAGGGGGAAACTACAGGATGAGGATTTACGAGAGGTCTGACTTTGGAGGGAAGATGATGGAATTCATGGACGACTGTCCCTCTGTCTACGATTGTTTCCATTTCCGTGACATCCACTCCTGCCAGGTGATGGATGGTTACTGGATCTTCTATGAACTGCCCAACTACAGAGGCCGACAGTACTTCATGATACCCGGTGAATACAGGAGATACGGTGACTGGGGCGGCTACAACTCAATCACTGGGTCCTTCAGGCACATGAGGGACTTCTAA
- the LOC127578587 gene encoding gamma-crystallin S-1-like has protein sequence MRIYKRPDFRGQMMEFMDDCPSVYNRFHYRDIHSCQVTDGCYIFYEQPNYRGRQQIIFYEDRNFQGRHYECSTDCADLSPYFNRCNSIRVDSDWWVVYERPNYMGYQYVLSRGDYPDYQRWMGFNDCIKSCRRFPQYRGGTYRMRVYERPDFGGKMMEFMEDCPSVYDRFRYRDIHSCQVMDGYWIFYEQPNYRGRQYFLRPGEYRRYSDWGGYNSIIGSFRRMRDF, from the exons ATGAGGATTTACAAGAGGCCTGACTTCAGAGGGCAGATGATGGAATTCATGGACGACTGTCCCTCTGTCTACAATCGATTCCATTACCGTGACATCCACTCCTGCCAGGTGACGGATGGTTGCTACATCTTCTATGAACAGCCCAACTACAGAGGCCGACA acAGATCATCTTCTACGAGGACAGGAACTTCCAGGGTCGGCACTACGAGTGCAGCACCGACTGTGCCGACCTGTCCCCTTACTTCAACCGCTGTAACTCCATCCGCGTTGACAGTGACTGGTGGGTGGTGTACGAGAGACCCAACTACATGGGATACCAGTATGTGCTGAGCAGGGGAGACTATCCTGACTACCAGCGCTGGATGGGATTCAATGACTGCATCAAGTCATGTCGCAGATTCCCACAG TACCGAGGAGGCACCTACAGGATGAGGGTTTACGAGAGGCCTGACTTTGGAGGGAAGATGATGGAATTCATGGAGGACTGTCCCTCTGTCTACGATCGATTCCGTTACCGTGACATCCACTCCTGCCAGGTGATGGATGGTTACTGGATCTTCTATGAGCAGCCCAACTACAGAGGCCGACAGTACTTCCTGAGACCCGGTGAATACAGGAGATACAGTGACTGGGGCGGCTACAACTCAATCATCGGGTCCTTCAGGCGCATGAGGGACTTCTAG
- the LOC127578578 gene encoding gamma-crystallin S-1-like produces MRELAGSSLRDSAKLMIIFYEDRNFQGRHYECSTDCADLSPYFSRCNSIRVDSDWWVVYERPNYMGYQYVLSRGEYPDYQRWMGFNDSIGSCRSYPYYRGGTYRMRIYERPDFGGQVMEFMEDCPSVYDRFRYRDIHSCQVMDGYWIFYEHPSYRGRQYFLRPGEYRRYSDWGGYNSMIGSFRRMRDF; encoded by the exons ATGAGAGAGCTGGCTGGATCTTCACTGAGGGATAGTGCCAAACTGATG ATCATCTTCTATGAGGACAGGAACTTCCAGGGTCGGCACTACGAGTGCAGCACCGACTGTGCCGACCTGTCCCCTTACTTCAGCCGCTGTAACTCCATCCGCGTTGACAGTGACTGGTGGGTGGTGTACGAGAGACCCAACTACATGGGATACCAGTATGTGCTGAGCAGGGGCGAGTATCCTGACTACCAGCGCTGGATGGGATTCAATGACAGCATTGGATCATGTCGCAGCTACCCATAT TACCGAGGAGGCACCTACAGGATGAGGATTTACGAGAGGCCTGACTTTGGAGGGCAGGTGATGGAGTTCATGGAGGACTGCCCCTCTGTCTATGATCGATTCCGTTACCGTGACATCCACTCCTGCCAGGTGATGGATGGTTACTGGATCTTCTATGAACATCCCAGCTACAGAGGCCGACAGTACTTCCTGAGACCCGGTGAATACAGGAGATACAGTGACTGGGGCGGATACAACTCCATGATCGGGTCTTTCAGGCGCATGAGGGACTTCTAG
- the LOC127567599 gene encoding gamma-crystallin S-1-like isoform X3, protein MGKIIFYEDRNFQGRHYECSTDCADLSPYFSRCNSIRVESDWWVVYERPNYMGYQYVLSRGEYPDYQRWMGFNDTIRSCRSYPYVRGNYRMRIYERSDFGGKMMEFMDDCPSVYDCFHFRDIHSCQVMDGYWIFYELPNYRGRQYFMIPGEYRRYGDWGGYNSITGSFRHMRDF, encoded by the exons ATGGGAAAG ATCATCTTCTACGAGGACAGGAACTTCCAGGGTCGGCACTACGAGTGCAGCACCGACTGTGCCGACCTGTCCCCTTACTTCAGCCGCTGTAACTCCATCCGTGTTGAGAGTGACTGGTGGGTGGTGTACGAGAGACCCAACTACATGGGATACCAGTATGTGCTGAGCAGGGGCGAGTATCCTGACTACCAGCGCTGGATGGGATTCAATGACACCATCAGGTCCTGCCGCAGCTACCCTTATGTAA GGGGAAACTACAGGATGAGGATTTACGAGAGGTCTGACTTTGGAGGGAAGATGATGGAATTCATGGACGACTGTCCCTCTGTCTACGATTGTTTCCATTTCCGTGACATCCACTCCTGCCAGGTGATGGATGGTTACTGGATCTTCTATGAACTGCCCAACTACAGAGGCCGACAGTACTTCATGATACCCGGTGAATACAGGAGATACGGTGACTGGGGCGGCTACAACTCAATCACTGGGTCCTTCAGGCACATGAGGGACTTCTAA
- the LOC127578567 gene encoding gamma-crystallin S-1-like, with product MIDKEWQKSSVDYRSKRARKKATDTIINLQICIFPQIIFYEDRNFQGRHYECSTDCADLSPYFSRCNSIRVDSDWWVVYERPHYMGYQYVLSRGEYPDYQRWMGFNDNIRSCRSYPYYRGRNYRMKIYERPVFGGQMMEFMEDCPSVYDWFRYRDIHSCQVMDGYWIFYEQPNYRGRQYFLRPGEYRRYGDWGGYNSTIGSFRRMKDF from the exons ATGATTGACAAAGAATGGCAGAAAAGTTCAGTAGATTATAGGAGTAAACGGGCAAGAAAGAAAGCAACTGACA CAATTATTAATTTACAAATCTGTATCTTCCCACAGATCATCTTCTACGAGGACAGGAACTTCCAGGGTCGGCACTACGAGTGCAGCACCGACTGTGCCGACCTGTCCCCTTACTTCAGCCGCTGTAACTCCATCCGTGTTGACAGTGACTGGTGGGTGGTGTACGAGAGACCCCACTACATGGGATACCAGTATGTGCTGAGCAGGGGCGAGTATCCTGACTACCAGCGCTGGATGGGATTCAATGACAACATCAGGTCCTGTCGCAGCTACCCTTAT TACCGAGGGAGAAACTACAGGATGAAGATTTACGAGAGGCCTGTGTTTGGAGGGCAGATGATGGAATTCATGGAGGACTGTCCCTCCGTCTATGATTGGTTCCGTTATCGTGACATCCACTCCTGCCAGGTGATGGATGGTTACTGGATCTTCTATGAACAGCCCAACTACAGAGGCCGACAGTACTTCCTGAGACCTGGTGAATACAGGAGATACGGTGACTGGGGCGGCTACAACTCAACCATTGGGTCCTTCAGGCGCATGAAGGACTTCTAA
- the LOC127567599 gene encoding gamma-crystallin S-1-like isoform X1, translating into MGKIIFYEDRNFQGRHYECSTDCADLSPYFSRCNSIRVESDWWVVYERPNYMGYQYVLSRGEYPDYQRWMGFNDTIRSCRSYPYVSFHWGNYRMRIYERSDFGGKMMEFMDDCPSVYDCFHFRDIHSCQVMDGYWIFYELPNYRGRQYFMIPGEYRRYGDWGGYNSITGSFRHMRDF; encoded by the exons ATGGGAAAG ATCATCTTCTACGAGGACAGGAACTTCCAGGGTCGGCACTACGAGTGCAGCACCGACTGTGCCGACCTGTCCCCTTACTTCAGCCGCTGTAACTCCATCCGTGTTGAGAGTGACTGGTGGGTGGTGTACGAGAGACCCAACTACATGGGATACCAGTATGTGCTGAGCAGGGGCGAGTATCCTGACTACCAGCGCTGGATGGGATTCAATGACACCATCAGGTCCTGCCGCAGCTACCCTTATGTAAGTTTCCATT GGGGAAACTACAGGATGAGGATTTACGAGAGGTCTGACTTTGGAGGGAAGATGATGGAATTCATGGACGACTGTCCCTCTGTCTACGATTGTTTCCATTTCCGTGACATCCACTCCTGCCAGGTGATGGATGGTTACTGGATCTTCTATGAACTGCCCAACTACAGAGGCCGACAGTACTTCATGATACCCGGTGAATACAGGAGATACGGTGACTGGGGCGGCTACAACTCAATCACTGGGTCCTTCAGGCACATGAGGGACTTCTAA